Genomic DNA from Hordeum vulgare subsp. vulgare chromosome 2H, MorexV3_pseudomolecules_assembly, whole genome shotgun sequence:
caaatcatcgcccacaacttttgtgttctactcgtgcatagaatctacgcatagaaaacctagctcggatgccactgttgggtaacgtagcataaattcaaaattttcctacgcatattcagatcttcctttggagagaccagcaacgagagaggggtaagagcatcttcatacctttgaagatcgctaagcggaagcgttgctagaacgcggttgatggagtcgtactcgcatcgattccgatctagtgccgaactacggcacctccgcgttcaacacacgtgcagcccggtgacgtctcccgcaccttgatccagcaaggaggagggagaggttggggaagaactccagcagcacgatggcgtggtgtcgatggagagacgaggtctctcggcagggcttcgccaatcaccggcatagaggaggaggaagaagggcagggctgcgccgagagagaggccaaagtctgttctccaatggccaaaagtacccactatatatagggggagggaggggctgcacccccttgagggtttccctctcctggggggcggcatccctagatgggggctggtgtggcggccaaggggggaggaggggtgtggcgcacccctggtgggccttaggcccacctggcttagggtttgccccccctttctctcccccacgcattgggctaagtggggaggcacaccagcccacctaggggctggttcccttccccacttggcccaccttacctcccggggtcgttgccccccttcggtggaccccccggggccacctccggtggtctcggtggtcccggtacgttaccggtgatgctcgaaacacttccggtgtccgaaaccatccgtcctatatatcaatctttacctccggaccattccggagctcctcgtgacgtctgagatctcatccgggacttcgaacaactttctgtaacctcgtataacaattccctataaccctagcgtcatcgaaccttaagtgtgtagaccctacgggttcgggagacagtcagacatgaccgagacacctctccggctaataaccatcagcggggtatggatacccatggtggctcccacttgctccacgatgatctcatcggatgaaccacgatgtcaaggattcaatcaatcccgtatacgattccctttgtttgtcggtatagaacttgcccgagattcgatcgtcggtatatctataccttgttcaatctcgttaccggtaagtctctttactcgttccgtagcacgtcatcgtgtggctaactccttagtcacattgagctcatgatgatgttctaccgagtgggcccagagatacctctccgtcacacggagtgacaaatcccgatctcgattcgtaccaacccaacaaacactttcggaggtacccatagtgcacctttatagtcacccagttacgttgtgacgtttgatacacccaaagcactcctacggtattcgggagttgcacaatctcacggtcgaaggaaaagatacttgacattagaaaagctttagcatacgaacagtacgatctagtgctatgcttaggattgggtcttgtccatcacatcattctcctaatgatgtgatcacgttatcaatgacatctaatgcccatgatcaggaaaccatgatcatctattgactaacgagctagccaactagaggcttgctagggacactttgtgatctatttgttcacacatgtattactgtttcctgttaatacaattatagcatgaacaatagacgattatcatgaacaaggaaatatgataatgaccattttattattgcctctagggcatatttccaacagttaaacaggggttggtgatgacgacaaggATGAATCCCGCTCTTTGAAGCCCAAACCAGTCTCGAGATCGAatttccagatgaagaataggacgcGACGATGGTAACGTATCATAAAATGCGTTTATGTTTTGTGGTATATAGAGGATTTTTggcaaaaaaaaaatcattgaaAGGCGGTGACACAGGGGCCCACACGACCATGGGGTGGCCGTGCCACTAGGCCGTGCGGAGGCCTGGTGGCCctcctttggcccatcttcgcaTTGTTATTCTTCatatattttgaaatatttctccaAAAGTTTTCGTCCAATTtggagcacttttatttctgcataaaaataacatcaaGATAGTTATACTGAAAATAGATTCAGTCcggattagtttcattcaaatcatacaagtcCAGGTTAGTTTATTTAAATCATAAAAATTAGAAGCCAAAATAAtagcaaaagtttttgaaaagtagatacatttgagacgtgtcAGTGCCCGTGACCCCTTCCGGTATTTTCTGAAATCTTCATCTTCCAGAAGAAATCCTCGTAAACCTTAAGTTATTTGAGCTTCGTAGATATCGATTTTCTAAAAAgtcaaaacatgcagaaaacaaataGCTGACTTTGCtcactgaattaataagctagagcacaaaaataaataaaattgctatgaaaaaaattcaaaagtgATATTATAATAGCCAGAAACgattaaaattatagatacgtttaaaACGTATCACCGTGTCATCGCCGTCAAGCGCCCCTCCCCACGTCGTAATGATATACATAGAGAGATCCACGTCTTCACTCCTATTCACGTTCGCGCCTTGTTACCTCCTCGGCTACTTCAACTCCGACAACCCCGTCCACCGCGCAGGCCTTACGACCACCGTTACATAGcaccgaccaccaccaccaccccgaaTCTAACCTGCCTTCGCCAACCACATGCTTGAATAATCTCCAAGAACCGTCGAAAAACAAAGACAAAATATCGGGTTGTTGCTGTGTTCAGTCGTCGAAATAGCGAGGTTGAATCGATGACACAAGTGGACGGGGAGGAAAGAAGAAATGGTTGAGATAGTGAACAGGTAAATGGGGCATGGAGCTACGAGAACATTTGCTCAGCTGCACGGACAATTCACACACTCATATGATGTCATTTTGCTGTGAAATCCGTTTGAGATGACCCTAAACCCAACTGTAAAGAAAAATGTTGGATCTGAACAGCTAAAAATACGATACATTTGGATAAATCATTAACTCTACTAAATCTTGCCTCCTAAACGCCGCCCAAGTTTTGCTCTAAGAAATACTCCTTCTCCGTCGGCAATTAAAACGCCACCCACTTTCCCTGCTACGTCCGTAATTACCGCCATTGCCGAAAGCTTCTTCTCTTCTCTATACTcaaccaaaaaaagaaaaggaaaaacttCTCTTCTCTCCTCCAAGCTTCCCATTCCTTCTGAGCCATGCTCTCCTCCCTCACCGTCGTGACGTCGCGTGTCAACGTCTCGGTAACACCTGCCCTGGCGCGCTCGTAGCGCAGCCGCACGACGGCCCGCCGGCAACCCGACCTATGCTCCCCGACCAGTCAGGCATTGGCTGACCCCCAACTGCCTCACACTAACTAGCCGCCGCTTGTACAAAGACACTGCCGCAAAgctgaagaagaataaggagagagaaagagaagaaggattcCCGCACGTTTGCCAAATCGGGCCGCCGTTGCTTTCTCGTCGCCGGAGAGGAATTTTAGCCTCGGCGGCGTCCAGCTCTTTTTAGTATTTCTTTAAAGTTTTTTGTTTTGGTTGATCCTTTTTTGGAGTGGATTTCACTGTTTGCGGGCGATGGGAGTGGTGGAGTTCTCGGTGCTGGGGGCGGTTCAGAAGTTTCGATCCCTCATCACCGGCTCCACGCCCGCCGCCAACGAAGAAGCCCGCCAGGCGAGCGCACCACCGTCGCCTGCGACACCGCCGCGCAGCGGGGGCGTATCTCCGGTGGATTCGCCGCCCCCCGCAGCGAGATCCGGAGGCAGGCGTGCCATCGCTCTCCGCCGCCAGATCTCTTCGCCACAGCCTCTCCGCTGCCATGCTGTCAGGTAGGATGCCATGGCCCGGTTTCACCGCCCCGTTTTGATATTTGACTTGCTCCAATGGAGAAATGTTTTGAAATCTCAGCAAATAAACCACCTCAACGTCTTAGCATGTTAGGTGGATTATTAGAAGGAAAATAACAGTCGGTGATTCAGGGAGTAACTCTCATGGATGTTTATATATGTTGACTTGTGTTTTATAATCAATTAACTTATTGTGCTAATTTGTAGTGGAACTGGTTTTCATGGGTGCAGGCGAGCAGATGGCGAGGATAATGACGGGCctgggaagtttttcaccccagggAATGACTGCTTAAATGAACTCTCAGACACTGACTCTGTTAGCGAGCTCAACCGATCTTTGACCCTAAGCCCCTTGGAGAGCCCGACCTGGATGGCCTGGCAGAATAACGGCACACAAACTTCTAGGAGAAATGGCCGTTTCAGTTtggattctcttgatcatggtacTAAGCTAAACGGTACCATTGCTGAAAATAGTGGGGAAAGCGACACAAATAAACATCAAGTTGATTTTGATGCCAATATTTGGCGTCCACCACCGCCGGAAGATGAGGGTGATGATGCCGAGTCGAGATTATTTGGATtcgacgaggatgatgatgatggggttgaggagtcaagcaatctTCTTGCCCTTGGCTGCTTTAGCACAAACAAACTGGTTGGTGTTGACATGGTCACAGATATAGCCCAAACAGAGGGTGTGAGGAATGCTGTACTAGGCCATTTTCGAGCTCTTGTGGCTCAATTACTGAATGGAGAAGGTATTAGTGTCGGAAACGATGACGGATGCATAAGTTGGCTTGAGATAGCGTCCTCCTTATCCTGGCAAGCTGCTAGTTATGTGAGACCAAATACAAAGAAAGGTGGCAGCATGGATCCTACTGATTATGTCAAAATCAAATGTATAGCATCCAGGGATCCGACTGATAGGTATGCTCTTACTTTTCCTGCTATTTACATGATTATACATCTCTCACGTGAAACTCATGGGCAATTCCTTCTAATTTCTGTGCAGCAATCTTGTTAGGGGAGTTGTTTGTTCCAAAAACTTAAAACACAAACGCATGATGTCTGAGCATAGGAATGCGAAGTTGCTCATTTTAGGGGGAGCGCTTGAGTACCAAAAGGTCACTAATAGATTAGCATCTATAGACACTATACTTGAACAGGTTTGTACCCTTTTCACTATTCATTTGCACCTTTGTTATTTATTACTTGCACAAGGCCTTGATATGGTTAAAAGAAATACTATCCGTGTAATAAGATGTTTACTTCTACATTATATGCAATATAGAATATCCATATGCGCTCTCATCCTAACCATTCGTGCCAAATCCAAAAAATGGTGTAACCCAATGGTGAACGGACCGGCAGGCCCAATTGACATCTTTATAAGATATAAGAGTAAGATGTTTTTTTGCTAAAGAAATGCTGTTAATGCAGGAGAAAGAGCACCTGAGAACGATTGTCAGAAATATAGAGTCTTTGCAACCAAATGTGCTGCTAGTTGAAAAAAGTGTCTCATCGTATGCCCAGGAGCTCTTAGCAAAAGGAATTTCATTAGTTCTAAATGTTAAGAGGCCACTCTTGGAGAGGATATCAAGATGCACAGGAGCACAAATTGCCTCATCAATTGAAAATATTTCTTCAGCTAGGCTAGGCCAGTGTGAAATGTTCAAGGTGCAGAAATATCTGGAATTCCCATCAGGAAAGCAGACAAACAGGAGATCAACTAAAACGCTGATGTTCTTTGAAGGCTGCCCAAGGCGCTTGGGCTGCACAGTAAGTATCTCTTTGCTGTTCCATCATTCAATGTACATTTGATTGAAGTAATGTTGCTAACATCAAGCATGAAACACTTGGTTGATATATGACCTACAAAGAGTACTAGCTAATAATGTGACAGGTTTTCAGACTGAATTTCTATTCCCTTACACATTTATTATATTTCTAACAAATATGTCTCAATTTATTTAGGTTTTACTGAGAGGTCCCTGTCGAGAGGAACTAAAAAAAATTAAGCGTACAGTACAACTTGCAGTCTTTGCCGCCTATCATCTGTCTCTTGAAACATCATTCTTCGCTGATGAAGGCGCAACTCTTCCTGAAGGTCCTTCAAGGCCCGTGACAGAGCGGCCAGATATTCGAGGTGACACAGATTGTTTTGCTGGATCTGCTGGTGTTGACGTGCCTCATAAACTTAAACAAGTACAAGGCGGTGATTCACGGATGTTTGAGGAAATTTCTGTATCACCTAGGTCATTATCTTTGAATGAGGAAGGTGAAAGTTTCATCTTTGAGCATAGGGAATCTGGATCTCCTGTTGAGCACAGGGAATCTGGATCTCCTGTTGATGATTACTTACCCCATGTAATCGGTTCGTGCGAAGGGAGTAAAATATCTCCATATTTCTTGGATCTTGATCCAAGAACTTCAGGTATTGTGATGCATTTTCATGACTCTGCTTTGTTTTTCATTGCAAACAATAACCGTCAAGATGTGGTACCAGGGAAGAAGTGTCAAGATGTAGACCATTGGAATCATAAACGACATCATGACTGTCCTGCAGGAGACCGTAATGACCAGGATGAATTTTCTGGCAAATTCTTTCCTACCAGTGACAACCATCAGAGCATCTTAGTTTCCCTGTCAAGCACTTGCATTCCCAAAAGCTTGGTATGTGAGCGTCCACAGCTCTTCCGCATTAAGTTTTACGGTAGCTTTGATAAGCCACTTGGGAGATACCTCCGGCAAGACTTATTTGATCAGGTACATCCCATGCTCATCTGTATGTTGATGTTCAGTATCATCACAGTTTTAAAAaataatgttttgtctatgtcctTCATCAGGCATATTGCTGTCCATCATGTAAAGAACCATCAGAATCACATGTAAGGTGCTATATTCATCAGCATGGAAGCTTAACAATTCGTGTTAGGCGGCTTCTGTCTCAGAAGTTGCCAGGAGAGCGTGATGGGAGGATATGGATGTGGCATAGATGCCTCAAGTGCGAACCTAAGAACGGTGTACCACCTGCTACGAGGAGGGTAATTATGTCAGATGCTGCTTGGGGCCTGTCATTTGGGAAATTCCTGGAGCTAAGCTTTTCAAACCATTCTACTGCTAACCGAATTGCAAGCTGTGGGCATTCTCTCCAAAGGGACTGTCTTCGTTTCTACGGGTACATGTCAGCTATATCCCTTACCAATTAAAGTTGTCAATCCTCGAATGAAATCTCAGGTTACCTGCTAATCTATCAGATATGGGAACATGGTGGCCTTCTTCCGATATTCTCCTGTTGATATTCTATCAGTTACCCTCCCCCCCTCCGTATTGTGTTTCAACTGTCGCAGTCCACAAGACTGGACCAAAACGGTGGCAGTTGAGGTACGTGATTTTCTCGAAATTACCAAGCCATATTCACTGCATGCATCATATGTTTCTGTTTATTTGTTGTGGCCGGGTGAATAATATTATGTCCATGTACTTCTGTTTGAAGATATATGGCAAAATGAAATCCTTACACTGGGAGATATCTGATTTTCTCCAtcgcactgaaaagaatattccaAGTGAGGATGAACCGGTCAAGACAGGCATTCATAGGCAGAtaattgagatgaaggatttgcttAAAATGGAAAGAAACGAATGCGAGGTGACGAAATTAGATTTATATTTTTCTTGTTCAAGGGTTACACATGTTTATgttgatttttttaatatatttttccttTTGCAGATTTTGCTCTTACCAGTTATTAGAGATAGTAATCACCACGTGCAGGCATCAATTGATATTCTGGAGCTCAACCGCTTGAGACGTGGTCTTATTCTTGATGCTTACCTTTGGGATCGGAGGCTATGTCACATAGATTCACTTATTGAAACAAATGGTTGTGTTTCAAAGAATAATCCTGCTACCGAATTTCTCTTGGACATTGGACTGAAGGAGTGGAAAACAGATTTGCTTGAGGCGGACACAAATATTGGAAAACCCACTTGTTTGTTGCAGTCACCTGGAAGTCCAAGAAAACCTTTGTTATCCAGAGAGGTCTGCTTCAGTGATGACGAGTACAGTATGTCTGGGAAAAAATTGCAGATTGGTCTAGTTGATCATCCTGGTGATGATACAGAAGATCTTGACAAGGTCTTCAGCAAATTCAATGGAGAGAAAGAATGGCCATCCACTAGAGCTGCCATTGGTATGGAACCTGTTGATAGGTTACCCTCACTCGCATCTATTTTTTCTGATAACATTGATTTAGCTTGGACTGGATCCAGTGAGTTACAGTATGATCTTCCACAAGATTTCACCAAAGTTGATGAAAATGGATCCTTTAATTTGTTGGATAACCCAAGTTACAAGAATGCCCCTGTTAGAATTCACTCATTTGATTCTACAGTAGCATCCCGTCAGCGAGAACGCACTGGATTAGCTCCTACTTCATTGCATCTATCGTCATTCAGATCTGCTGAGTACTTCGGGGGTTTAACAAGCATCACAAAAGATCCAATGCCAAATATAAGGAGGGCTTGTTCTCAAAGGTCACCTGGGGCCatagagaaattaaatgttattctaaCTCGTTCACCCACACATATCTCATCTGCTTCACATATGGTTGATGATGGGGCACGGCTGCTGCTGCCCCAGATTGGCAATGAAGATGTCGTTATTGCGGTCTATGATGATGAACCCACCAGTATTGTTGCATACGCCATGACTTCAAATGAATATGTGCAGAAAGTCACACGAAAACTAAATTCAACTTTGAGTTTTTCACATCTTCCAAATGCTACTGAGTTAAGCCATGGACTTGAGCAGTCATTGCCCTCACAAGAAGACAATGTGGATTCTAAGGGAACTCATTTTAAGTTTTCTTTCGACGACGAAACCCCTCTTCCTGCAGATAATGCAAAGTTCTCTGTGATTTGCTATTTTGCAAAGCATTTTGCTGCCCTTAGAGATAAATGCTGTCCAAAAGATATTGATTACATCCGTTCACTAAGTCGCTGCAAGAGATGGTCTGCGCAAGGTGGAAAAAGCAATGTTTACTTTGCAAGGACACTGGATGAGAGGTTCATAATCAAACAAGTCACCAAGACAGAGCTGGACTCTTTTGTGGAATTCGCTCCTCAGTACTTCAAGTATTTGATGGAATCCTTGACGTCTGGTAGCCCAACTTGCCTGGCAAAAATAGTAGGATTATATCAGGTTTGTTGTACTTCGCCTCATCCATGATTTACCCCCCACGGCTAGTTGTCAACACTAAACAATATCCCTAGATTTGATTTTGCTGGCTTTGCATCTAATTCAGGTTAATGTCAAGGGCTTGAAAAGTGGGAGGGAAGTGAAGATGGATCTAATGGTGATGGAGAATCTTTTCTTTGAAAGAAAGATACCTAGGGTGTATGATCTGAAGGGTTCATTACGCTCTCGTTACACATCCGGTGATAGTAAAGTCTTGTTAGATTCAAACCTCATAGAGGCATTGCATACAAAGCCTATATTTTTAGGGAGCCGGGCAAAGCGAAGATTGGAGAGAGCTGTCTGGAATGATACTTCGTTTCTTGCGGTATGTTATATCTTATTATGAATACTATTttaaccaatatatatatatatatatatatatatatatatatatatatgattaaTTTTATCTACAAGCAGTGGTAGTTACCTCCTACTTATTTGACTGCCACGTGTCTCCAAGTTTATGCAAGCTGGATGGGTTAGCGGATCAGAAAGGATCCATTAGCACTCAACTAACTAGATTTCcaattaggtaattaaattaaataATCACTGTTCGTAACAACCTATAACAACCTGCTAATTTCTTGCCTACATGGATACGCAACACGTTGAATGGATAACTGCATACTACATCCACTCCATACTCCCTAGAAAGGCACAACCACCTACATACTACATTCTCTAAAATAAATAATTCATGTTATACAAATTCCATATACTATCTTATGCAGAAACGAGTAAATAGTACGTGCATTTTCCTATGAGAATCGGGAGTATGTACTTTTCCTTGATGacatatattttaatttctaacaAACATTCCATGGAGTGTGTGTCCTTGGCGTGCTAATTATTAAAGGTAGACCACTTACAAGAAGGGACGTACGTATTCACTTAACAAGGGTTTGAATATTTAGGGTATTTTTGCACAAAATGTTGTATGGAGTATATAGTATATACATGACAAATGTAGTATGGAGTATGTATATAAAAAATGTAGTATGAAGTATATACATAAAAAATATAGTATGCGGATAAGGATACTTCTTGTTGGTAACAAGAATATTCAAATAAAGCTAGTTTTACGTAGAGAAAGCAGTTGGTTCGTTGTAGGCGGATAAAGATGTACCAATAGATAGATTTGCATTAAAAAGATAAGCTCCCGTCCAGAACGCGTGCATAACCACCaaataaactaataaaaataattaatacgTAGTAACAAATACTAAACGGGTCGGGTGGTATCTAATCTAGCCCTGATGAGAGGTGAGTAGCACGTGAGATCCACGCACATGAGATGAACAGTAGATTCTTTggtgacaaattttatctaccgaTAGTAGTTACCACCAtttgcgttttgtatgttgtatgtattATCTATTAAATTGGAGAGTATGTACACGTACTATGTAGTATAgtaatgtttaggtagtatatatactatttttttgatagtatgtatcatattttgtgtatgttgttttttacgtacaaaaatatatgtatttcacaaatataataaaaactatgggctaacttgtaattttttcatgtaactcagtttgaaaaatcttatatataatatataaacataataaaaatgataaattagtCTATATAAATTAGTCTATATACTATCGCATGATAATATATAGAACATGTGGGATAACTAACCCTaagtggtaggatgtattttttaTATAGAACATGTGGGGTAACAATACAAGAGGTGTTTGGTCCAGCACGTTTACCATATAAAGTATCTAATCTATTCACGTCATGCATTCGGCCAGCCAAGGAAATAGAAGGTTGTTGAACAAACTCGCACCATTTACTCAATTAGTATTTAATTAGACTTTAGTTACCTGCATGCTATTGACGCCTCCACTAATGGGTTTACATATAAGAAGGGACACGTGGAAGACAATTGACTAGAGGGTAACTACCACTGcttgtagataaaatttgtcctatatatatatatatatatatattgaaaaTCTAATGATACTTAAAGTTGCAACATATTAGCACCAATTATCCTCTGCCATTTGTATTTTGTATGCTATATATGTCTTTTGTGCATACTGTTTAACTGACTTGACAGGCTGGGATCTGTTTAGGTACAAACTATACATTTTTCAGCCTGTAATGAAAGAGTACTCTGTTTCTGTGATATTTTCATCTTCCACAGTCTGCATGCCTTGCTTTTAGTTTGAAATTAATGTAGCCACTAACAAGAACCATCCAAGTCTACTAGTCGGCTTTTCTGAAATGATCATGTTAATGAGCCCTTTCCTCACCTGGTTATATATTTATTTGTTTATTAGTAAAAGAGCCCGTGCAACATGGGAGAAAAAAAATGTCACACTCCCCTTACCCAATAACTACGAGTCAAGACCCCAATAGGTCCACGTCCTTCCTTTCGGCACATGGTATCACATCCATGTTGTCACTTATCCTCCTTCCCACCCTCGCCAACGATGGCCTCAGAGCTCACACAATCACGACGCATTTGAATTTTATCAATCCTAAGTCGCCCCTCTCTCGGCATGAGATGAGAAATCAAATTATTTTTTTCTGTGAGATTTTAGCAagatgtgcatgtgtggttatagATGAGTTCTTTTGTGTCCAATCCTCGTTTTGCTGAGGTGTTCATTTTCAATCCGGATCggcaccggtatgaaagaaagatgtGGCATGCGCTATTGATTAAGGTTGCACCCTAAATAACATTTTAAAAATGgttaacatgtaaaataacacTAGATTCAGATTCTatacatttttctaatcaaatttcatttataacatgttaaatttggagtcagAATACTCTGTTTCTGTGATATTTTCATCTTCCAGTCTGCATGTGTTGCTTTTAGTTTGCAAATAATGTAGCCACTAACAAGAACCATCCAAGTCTACTAGTCGGCTTTCTGAAATGTTCATGCTAATGAACCCTTTCCTCACCTGGTTAtatatttacttatttatttatttcaacaATGGTAGTGCCATATATACTTTGGGATAATTTTTGTGTGCAAGTCACGTTACTCATAAGTAGCATTTTAGGGGTTCATGTATTACTGAAAAATGATGGTTGTAACTCTTATCTGCTTTGCAGTCAGCGGATGTCATGGATTACTCACTTCTTGTTGGAATCGACGAGGACAAGAAAGAACTCGTCATCGGCATCATCGATTACTTGCGCCAATACACCTGGGACAAA
This window encodes:
- the LOC123425544 gene encoding putative 1-phosphatidylinositol-3-phosphate 5-kinase FAB1C isoform X3, which produces MGVVEFSVLGAVQKFRSLITGSTPAANEEARQASAPPSPATPPRSGGVSPVDSPPPAARSGGRRAIALRRQISSPQPLRCHAVRRADGEDNDGPGKFFTPGNDCLNELSDTDSVSELNRSLTLSPLESPTWMAWQNNGTQTSRRNGRFSLDSLDHGTKLNGTIAENSGESDTNKHQVDFDANIWRPPPPEDEGDDAESRLFGFDEDDDDGVEESSNLLALGCFSTNKLVGVDMVTDIAQTEGVRNAVLGHFRALVAQLLNGEGISVGNDDGCISWLEIASSLSWQAASYVRPNTKKGGSMDPTDYVKIKCIASRDPTDSNLVRGVVCSKNLKHKRMMSEHRNAKLLILGGALEYQKVTNRLASIDTILEQEKEHLRTIVRNIESLQPNVLLVEKSVSSYAQELLAKGISLVLNVKRPLLERISRCTGAQIASSIENISSARLGQCEMFKVQKYLEFPSGKQTNRRSTKTLMFFEGCPRRLGCTVLLRGPCREELKKIKRTVQLAVFAAYHLSLETSFFADEGATLPEGPSRPVTERPDIRGDTDCFAGSAGVDVPHKLKQVQGGDSRMFEEISVSPRSLSLNEEGESFIFEHRESGSPVEHRESGSPVDDYLPHVIGSCEGSKISPYFLDLDPRTSGDRNDQDEFSGKFFPTSDNHQSILVSLSSTCIPKSLVCERPQLFRIKFYGSFDKPLGRYLRQDLFDQAYCCPSCKEPSESHVRCYIHQHGSLTIRVRRLLSQKLPGERDGRIWMWHRCLKCEPKNGVPPATRRVIMSDAAWGLSFGKFLELSFSNHSTANRIASCGHSLQRDCLRFYGYGNMVAFFRYSPVDILSVTLPPSVLCFNCRSPQDWTKTVAVEIYGKMKSLHWEISDFLHRTEKNIPSEDEPVKTGIHRQIIEMKDLLKMERNECEILLLPVIRDSNHHVQASIDILELNRLRRGLILDAYLWDRRLCHIDSLIETNGCVSKNNPATEFLLDIGLKEWKTDLLEADTNIGKPTCLLQSPGSPRKPLLSREVCFSDDEYSMSGKKLQIGLVDHPGDDTEDLDKVFSKFNGEKEWPSTRAAIGMEPVDRLPSLASIFSDNIDLAWTGSSELQYDLPQDFTKVDENGSFNLLDNPSYKNAPVRIHSFDSTVASRQRERTGLAPTSLHLSSFRSAEYFGGLTSITKDPMPNIRRACSQRSPGAIEKLNVILTRSPTHISSASHMVDDGARLLLPQIGNEDVVIAVYDDEPTSIVAYAMTSNEYVQKVTRKLNSTLSFSHLPNATELSHGLEQSLPSQEDNVDSKGTHFKFSFDDETPLPADNAKFSVICYFAKHFAALRDKCCPKDIDYIRSLSRCKRWSAQGGKSNVYFARTLDERFIIKQVTKTELDSFVEFAPQYFKYLMESLTSGSPTCLAKIVGLYQVNVKGLKSGREVKMDLMVMENLFFERKIPRVYDLKGSLRSRYTSGDSKVLLDSNLIEALHTKPIFLGSRAKRRLERAVWNDTSFLASADVMDYSLLVGIDEDKKELVIGIIDYLRQYTWDKQLETWVKASGILGGPKNEAPTIISPMQYKKRFRKAMSKYFLTVPDQWTS